In a genomic window of Chryseobacterium sp. G0162:
- a CDS encoding transketolase C-terminal domain-containing protein, which yields MQTTYIETQQISFQDFKNQILDDYRLGRVSREMSYLGRREVLTGKAKFGIFGDGKELPQLAMAKVFRNGDFRSGYYRDQTFALAINALTAESFFAQMYADTSVEREPASAGRQMNGHFATRSLNEDGSWKDLTAQKNISSDISPTAGQMPRLLGLAQASTIYKNVKFDGSEKFSREGNEIAFGTIGDASTAEGHFWETLNAACALQVPMIVSIWDDGYGISVPTKNQRAKADISEMLSGFQRKEGENQGCEIIQVKAWDYAALLDAYAKAEHFARTESVPVVVHVVDVTQPQGHSTSGSHERYKNEARLAWEAEFDGLVKFKEWILNYSIEIDGKEEVIATAEELDAIDEEAKKVAKAGQKTAWDNYQAAIKELIQSIVPLVENLKGQNTEVETALTHFNKLVSKAKKDVFHLARKALLATRGTNSAERNQLMQKYNEASEVEKDNYSSHLYSESEWKAENIQEIKPVYSDNSEDVDGRVVIRNNFDKIFEKYPETLIFGEDTGNIGDVNQGLEGMQEKYGALRIADTGIREATILGQGIGMAMRGLRPIAEIQYLDYVLYCLQGMSDDLATVHYRTKGGQKAPLIIRTRGHRLEGIWHSGSPMAGILNLSKGILVLVPRNLTKAAGFYNTMLQADEPAIIVECLNGYRLKEKQPDNLGEFTVPVGKIEVTKEGKDVTLVTYGSTWRIVTEAANELEKLGISAEVIDIQSLIPFDLSHEIAESVKKTNRLVVIDEDVEGGTTGFILQQILEKQKAFRYLDSDPLTISANDHRPAYASDGDYFSKPSADDMVEKIYAMFNETNPQKYPAIF from the coding sequence ATGCAAACAACCTATATTGAAACACAGCAAATATCCTTCCAGGACTTTAAAAATCAGATACTTGATGATTACAGGTTAGGAAGAGTTTCTCGTGAAATGTCTTATCTCGGAAGGAGAGAAGTACTGACTGGAAAAGCTAAATTTGGAATTTTTGGGGATGGTAAAGAACTTCCTCAGCTTGCAATGGCGAAGGTTTTCAGAAATGGAGACTTCCGTTCAGGGTATTACAGAGATCAGACTTTTGCATTGGCCATTAATGCTTTAACGGCAGAAAGTTTCTTTGCACAGATGTATGCTGATACCAGTGTGGAAAGAGAACCGGCTTCAGCAGGAAGACAGATGAATGGGCACTTTGCCACAAGAAGCTTAAATGAAGACGGAAGCTGGAAAGATTTAACGGCACAGAAAAATATTTCTTCCGATATTTCTCCTACCGCAGGACAAATGCCAAGATTATTGGGATTGGCTCAGGCTTCTACTATATATAAAAATGTAAAATTTGACGGTTCTGAGAAGTTTTCAAGAGAAGGAAATGAAATTGCTTTCGGAACAATTGGTGATGCTTCTACAGCAGAAGGTCATTTTTGGGAAACATTGAACGCAGCATGTGCGCTTCAGGTTCCTATGATCGTTTCAATCTGGGATGACGGATACGGAATTTCTGTTCCTACTAAAAACCAGAGAGCAAAAGCTGATATCAGCGAAATGCTAAGCGGTTTCCAAAGAAAAGAAGGAGAGAACCAAGGATGTGAGATCATTCAGGTGAAAGCTTGGGATTATGCAGCATTATTGGATGCTTATGCGAAAGCAGAGCATTTTGCAAGAACAGAAAGTGTTCCTGTAGTAGTACATGTGGTAGATGTTACTCAACCTCAAGGGCACTCTACATCAGGATCTCACGAAAGATATAAAAATGAAGCGCGTTTAGCTTGGGAAGCTGAGTTTGACGGGTTGGTGAAATTCAAAGAGTGGATTCTAAACTATTCTATTGAAATTGATGGAAAAGAAGAGGTAATTGCTACGGCTGAAGAATTGGATGCTATTGATGAAGAAGCTAAAAAAGTTGCTAAGGCTGGACAAAAAACAGCTTGGGATAACTATCAGGCTGCTATCAAGGAATTAATTCAGTCTATTGTTCCTTTAGTAGAAAACCTTAAAGGTCAGAATACGGAAGTAGAAACAGCGCTTACTCACTTCAACAAATTGGTTTCAAAAGCGAAGAAAGATGTATTCCATTTGGCGAGAAAAGCTTTATTGGCAACAAGAGGTACCAATTCTGCAGAAAGAAATCAGTTGATGCAGAAGTACAATGAAGCCTCTGAAGTTGAAAAAGATAATTATTCATCTCACTTATATTCTGAATCTGAGTGGAAAGCTGAAAACATTCAGGAAATTAAACCTGTTTACTCAGACAACTCTGAAGATGTAGATGGAAGAGTCGTGATCAGAAATAATTTTGATAAAATCTTTGAAAAATATCCTGAAACATTAATCTTTGGAGAAGATACCGGAAACATCGGTGACGTAAACCAGGGATTAGAAGGTATGCAGGAGAAATACGGAGCATTGCGTATTGCTGATACCGGAATTCGTGAAGCGACAATTCTTGGACAGGGAATTGGTATGGCCATGAGAGGGTTGAGACCAATTGCTGAGATCCAGTATTTAGACTATGTTCTTTACTGTCTACAGGGAATGAGTGATGATCTGGCAACAGTACATTATAGAACCAAAGGAGGACAGAAAGCTCCATTAATTATCAGAACAAGAGGCCACAGATTGGAAGGAATCTGGCATTCAGGTTCTCCAATGGCGGGAATTCTTAACCTTTCAAAAGGTATTTTAGTATTGGTACCAAGAAATCTTACGAAAGCTGCCGGATTCTATAACACAATGCTTCAGGCAGACGAACCTGCAATCATCGTAGAATGTCTGAACGGATACAGATTAAAAGAAAAGCAACCTGATAACCTAGGAGAATTCACTGTTCCTGTAGGTAAAATTGAAGTGACAAAAGAAGGAAAAGATGTTACTCTGGTAACTTACGGTTCTACTTGGAGAATTGTAACAGAAGCTGCTAATGAACTAGAAAAATTAGGAATTTCTGCAGAAGTAATCGATATCCAGTCATTAATTCCTTTCGATTTATCTCACGAAATTGCTGAAAGCGTTAAGAAAACGAATAGATTAGTAGTGATTGACGAAGATGTAGAAGGTGGAACTACTGGATTTATCTTACAGCAGATCTTAGAAAAACAGAAAGCTTTCAGATATCTGGATTCAGATCCGTTAACGATCTCTGCTAACGATCACAGGCCAGCGTATGCAAGTGATGGTGACTATTTCAGTAAGCCGTCTGCAGATGATATGGTAGAAAAGATCTACGCTATGTTTAATGAAACCAATCCTCAGAAATATCCAGCGATATTCTAA
- a CDS encoding GLPGLI family protein — protein MDYNKKLFQLSLLFLSVLFYSQSDKKEVLHGNFTYLLKAKINIQTPDYIHEELFSLYIGENRSFFASAQSLKKDTVMANSIVSTKNPDGSIVMSLKNGTSLPKTKFPYTIIQSNEKIQYFQPVGMAVLTYKEPIIGNWKLIDETKTINTITCKKATVTYKGRNWIAWYSTEIPLPYGPYKFSGLPGLIIKIADEKNEYDFELVKSVPTSELEGKFINIKKTRYTEAIETTQPKFQQALKAHNENIAAVLASSGTTILGGQEKINQRQKELDLNRKYLNPIELE, from the coding sequence ATGGATTACAATAAAAAATTATTTCAATTATCACTCTTATTTTTAAGTGTTTTATTCTATTCTCAATCCGACAAAAAAGAGGTTTTGCATGGGAATTTTACCTATCTGTTAAAAGCTAAAATAAATATACAGACTCCTGATTATATACACGAAGAACTTTTCTCATTATACATAGGTGAAAATCGTAGTTTTTTTGCGAGTGCCCAATCTCTTAAAAAAGATACAGTGATGGCAAACTCTATTGTATCCACCAAAAACCCTGATGGAAGTATAGTCATGAGTCTCAAAAACGGTACATCACTGCCAAAAACAAAATTTCCTTATACCATTATACAATCTAATGAAAAAATACAGTACTTTCAACCGGTGGGGATGGCAGTACTTACTTATAAAGAGCCAATAATAGGGAATTGGAAACTCATTGATGAAACAAAAACGATTAATACAATTACCTGTAAAAAAGCAACAGTTACCTATAAAGGAAGAAACTGGATTGCATGGTATTCGACCGAAATTCCACTTCCTTATGGTCCTTACAAATTCAGTGGATTACCAGGATTAATCATCAAAATAGCAGATGAAAAAAATGAATATGATTTTGAACTCGTAAAATCTGTACCTACTTCTGAATTGGAAGGAAAATTCATTAATATAAAGAAAACACGATATACTGAGGCTATTGAAACTACCCAACCGAAATTTCAACAGGCACTAAAAGCCCATAATGAAAATATTGCAGCCGTATTGGCTAGTTCTGGAACTACTATCTTAGGGGGCCAGGAAAAGATCAATCAAAGGCAGAAAGAATTAGATCTGAACAGAAAGTATTTAAACCCTATAGAACTGGAATAA
- a CDS encoding carboxymuconolactone decarboxylase family protein: protein MNYKEIAKETIGHLYKAHSSIRKSGIDEKLIALAELRVSQINGCAYCCSYHAKELLNFGIEQDVINRLPGWKHTNAFDVKQKLVLSWTEAITYHNDNIQEIRERLLQYFTEREFVELNASITLMSTLNKLRITLAEED, encoded by the coding sequence ATGAATTACAAAGAAATTGCGAAAGAAACCATTGGTCATCTGTATAAAGCCCATTCCAGCATCAGAAAGTCTGGCATTGATGAAAAACTGATTGCATTGGCAGAACTTCGCGTATCACAAATCAACGGATGTGCTTACTGCTGCAGTTATCACGCCAAAGAACTTCTTAATTTTGGTATTGAACAGGATGTCATTAACAGATTACCCGGGTGGAAACACACCAATGCCTTTGATGTAAAACAGAAGCTTGTTTTGAGCTGGACAGAAGCTATAACTTACCACAATGATAATATACAGGAAATCAGGGAAAGGTTGTTACAGTATTTTACAGAACGGGAATTCGTGGAATTGAATGCAAGTATAACTTTGATGAGTACTTTAAATAAACTGCGGATTACTCTAGCTGAAGAGGATTAA
- a CDS encoding HNH endonuclease, translating to MRNPKWQRDELILTLNLYYNLDSKLFTNTNSKIIELSKQLNSLPIYSQEERNLNFRNANGVAMKLSNFMAIDIDNTNRGLSSYSKKDEEIFNEFYGRINELKQIANLILNSIQEKEVLIQLYSIENESDHVMEGSEGGVLYKLHKLRERDSGLINKKKQKVLKEMGKLECEVCSFNFYDIYGELGYKFIECHHIRPLSTYESKQKTTLEDLALVCSNCHRMLHRNIKDMSIERLKEIINNN from the coding sequence ATGAGAAACCCTAAGTGGCAGAGAGATGAATTGATCTTAACGTTGAATTTGTATTATAATCTTGATTCTAAGTTATTTACGAATACTAATTCTAAGATTATTGAGTTGTCTAAACAATTAAATAGCCTTCCCATATATTCACAAGAAGAGAGAAATTTGAATTTCAGAAATGCCAATGGTGTGGCTATGAAATTAAGTAATTTTATGGCTATTGATATAGATAATACGAATAGAGGATTATCAAGTTACTCTAAAAAAGATGAAGAAATTTTCAATGAATTTTATGGGAGAATAAATGAATTAAAGCAGATTGCTAACTTAATTTTGAATTCAATTCAGGAGAAAGAAGTATTGATTCAACTTTACAGTATAGAAAATGAATCTGATCATGTTATGGAAGGCTCTGAGGGGGGTGTTTTATATAAGCTTCACAAATTAAGAGAGCGAGATAGTGGACTGATAAATAAGAAAAAACAAAAAGTACTAAAGGAGATGGGTAAGCTAGAATGTGAAGTTTGCAGTTTCAATTTCTATGATATCTATGGAGAACTTGGATATAAATTTATTGAATGTCATCATATAAGACCATTGTCGACTTATGAATCTAAACAGAAAACCACATTGGAAGACTTGGCTTTGGTATGTTCAAATTGCCATAGGATGCTCCATAGGAATATTAAAGATATGTCTATTGAAAGACTAAAGGAGATTATTAATAATAATTAA
- a CDS encoding winged helix-turn-helix transcriptional regulator, translating into MKKNELMQYSCPLGKAMAALGSKWKPIIVLVIKDRKLRFGELAVRINVISRKVLTDQLREMEADGLVIREEFKELPPRVEYSLTEKGLALLPILYLLEEWEAKYQVKGTYSEECIELIKKKAIKI; encoded by the coding sequence ATGAAAAAGAACGAATTAATGCAATACAGCTGTCCTTTAGGCAAAGCAATGGCCGCCTTGGGAAGCAAATGGAAACCAATTATTGTATTGGTGATTAAAGACCGAAAGTTACGTTTTGGAGAACTTGCTGTGCGTATTAATGTGATCTCCAGAAAGGTATTGACTGATCAGCTGCGTGAAATGGAGGCTGATGGTTTAGTAATTCGTGAAGAATTTAAGGAACTTCCTCCAAGAGTAGAATATTCTCTTACAGAAAAAGGATTAGCCTTATTACCTATTTTATATCTTCTGGAGGAATGGGAAGCGAAATATCAGGTGAAAGGAACCTATTCGGAAGAGTGTATCGAATTGATAAAGAAAAAGGCCATTAAAATTTAA
- a CDS encoding NADH:flavin oxidoreductase, protein MNTSSLFKPFQYKNLQLKNRIVMAPMTRAQSDNGVPTQNIADYYGRRAASEVGLILSEGTVINRPGSKNLQNIPDFYGNEALNGWKNVIDTVHQNGGKMGPQIWHVGDTRMSEDYPLLPMEKAFTMTIEDIQDTIAQFAASAKAAKDLGFDCLEIHGAHGYLIDQFFWEVTNTRTDEYGGKTLKERSRFAVDVVKAIRATVGEDFTIIIRLSQWKQQDYKTKLAFTPNEMEDWLLPLKEAGVDIFHCSQRRFWEPEFDGSDLNFAGWVKKITGQPTITVGSVGLNGDFLNAFAGQGTEKTDLTELIRRLDNEEFDLVAVGRAILQDYQWVKKIKEGNTGEILDFTAESMGVLF, encoded by the coding sequence ATGAACACATCATCATTATTTAAACCGTTTCAATATAAGAATCTACAGCTTAAAAATAGAATCGTAATGGCTCCTATGACCAGAGCTCAATCTGACAATGGAGTTCCTACACAGAACATAGCTGATTATTATGGAAGAAGAGCTGCTTCAGAAGTAGGATTAATACTTTCAGAAGGAACTGTTATCAACAGACCAGGTTCAAAAAATCTGCAGAATATCCCGGATTTCTATGGAAATGAAGCTTTAAACGGCTGGAAAAACGTAATTGATACCGTACATCAGAATGGTGGGAAAATGGGACCTCAGATCTGGCATGTTGGAGATACCAGAATGTCAGAAGACTATCCGTTATTACCGATGGAAAAAGCTTTCACAATGACGATTGAAGATATTCAGGATACAATTGCACAGTTTGCTGCTTCAGCAAAAGCAGCGAAAGATCTTGGTTTCGACTGTCTTGAAATTCATGGTGCACATGGTTATCTTATCGATCAGTTTTTTTGGGAAGTGACCAATACTAGAACAGATGAGTATGGAGGTAAAACATTAAAGGAAAGAAGCCGTTTTGCTGTTGATGTAGTGAAAGCCATCAGAGCAACAGTAGGAGAGGACTTTACTATTATTATCCGTCTTTCTCAATGGAAACAGCAAGATTATAAAACGAAGCTCGCTTTTACTCCCAATGAAATGGAAGATTGGCTGTTACCCTTAAAAGAAGCAGGCGTTGATATTTTCCATTGTTCACAGCGTCGTTTCTGGGAACCTGAATTTGATGGTTCTGATTTAAACTTTGCAGGTTGGGTAAAAAAGATTACAGGACAGCCAACCATTACAGTAGGTTCTGTAGGATTAAACGGAGATTTCCTGAATGCATTTGCGGGACAAGGAACGGAAAAAACGGATCTTACAGAATTGATAAGAAGACTAGACAATGAAGAATTTGATCTTGTTGCGGTAGGGCGTGCTATTTTGCAGGACTATCAGTGGGTAAAAAAGATCAAAGAAGGGAATACAGGAGAAATTCTGGACTTTACAGCAGAAAGTATGGGCGTATTATTTTAA
- a CDS encoding bacteriocin-like protein — protein MKNLKKLAKSELKKINGGNAPVCEPGARPCRYKAENGQPAYWNCVANEYAC, from the coding sequence ATGAAAAATCTAAAAAAATTAGCAAAATCAGAACTAAAGAAAATCAATGGCGGAAATGCTCCTGTCTGTGAACCTGGAGCAAGACCTTGCCGTTATAAAGCAGAAAATGGGCAACCAGCCTACTGGAATTGTGTAGCAAACGAATACGCCTGCTAA
- a CDS encoding bacteriocin-like protein → MKNLKKIAKSNLKKIYGGNAPVCEYGQIACRYPAADGYPAYWDCVPVEYGCRR, encoded by the coding sequence ATGAAAAATTTAAAAAAAATTGCAAAATCAAATCTAAAGAAAATTTATGGAGGAAATGCTCCTGTATGTGAATATGGACAAATAGCATGTCGCTATCCTGCTGCAGACGGTTATCCTGCCTATTGGGACTGTGTGCCGGTAGAATACGGATGCAGACGTTAA
- a CDS encoding bacteriocin-like protein, with the protein MKNSKKLAKSELKKINGGNAPECPTGTQACYYTGKDGSQRWRCISETAECP; encoded by the coding sequence ATGAAAAACAGTAAAAAATTAGCAAAATCAGAATTAAAGAAAATCAATGGTGGAAATGCTCCGGAATGCCCAACAGGAACTCAGGCATGCTACTACACCGGCAAAGACGGATCTCAACGATGGAGATGTATTTCTGAGACTGCAGAGTGTCCTTAA
- a CDS encoding aminopeptidase C codes for MKNAKIASLLFVLSAGSMMFAQDDLINKLKNNHSQNANFQFTTLKDVGATSVKNQGSSGTCWSYSGNSFLESEMQRMGKRPVDLAEIFTARNSYHDKAKLYVLNNGAISWGDGGELHDVINMYKKYGAVPQDVYSGLKAGQTTNNFKEMQGKLKPVLDSLVQASSKGKLTDNWMDSVDAILDEYLGKVPANFTYEGKNYTPKTFAKEVVGINPEDYVELSSYKDYAYYQKFVVPIPDNWSHDSDWNVPMKDLTAIIDNAVTKGYSVGWATDVSEPYFSYKNGVAYVPDMDLDQINAENKQTLFTEPKKDKTITEDMRQKGLNNLSTTDDHGMHIVGLAKDQTGKEYYMVKNSWGVTNDFAGYLYVTRPYVEYKSTAILVHKNAIPKNILKQLKPTKNIGL; via the coding sequence ATGAAAAATGCGAAAATTGCATCATTACTTTTTGTTTTGTCTGCAGGAAGTATGATGTTTGCCCAAGATGACTTAATCAATAAGTTAAAAAACAACCACTCACAAAATGCTAATTTTCAGTTCACAACGTTAAAAGACGTTGGTGCTACTTCTGTAAAGAACCAGGGTTCATCCGGAACTTGCTGGAGCTACTCAGGAAACTCTTTCCTTGAATCTGAAATGCAGAGAATGGGCAAAAGACCTGTAGATCTTGCTGAAATATTTACCGCAAGAAATTCTTATCATGATAAAGCGAAGTTATATGTTTTAAATAACGGTGCTATCAGCTGGGGTGACGGTGGAGAACTTCACGATGTCATCAACATGTACAAAAAGTATGGGGCAGTTCCACAAGATGTGTATTCAGGATTAAAAGCTGGACAAACGACCAACAACTTCAAAGAAATGCAAGGGAAGTTAAAGCCGGTTCTTGACAGCCTTGTTCAGGCTTCTTCTAAAGGAAAACTTACTGACAACTGGATGGATTCTGTAGATGCTATTCTTGATGAATATTTAGGAAAAGTGCCTGCTAACTTCACGTATGAAGGGAAAAACTACACGCCAAAGACTTTTGCTAAAGAAGTAGTAGGAATCAACCCTGAAGATTATGTAGAATTATCTTCTTACAAAGATTATGCTTACTACCAGAAATTTGTAGTTCCAATTCCTGATAACTGGAGCCACGATTCTGACTGGAATGTTCCAATGAAAGACCTTACAGCCATCATTGACAATGCAGTAACTAAAGGATATTCTGTAGGTTGGGCTACTGACGTTTCTGAGCCTTATTTCTCTTATAAAAATGGTGTGGCGTATGTTCCGGATATGGATTTAGATCAGATCAATGCAGAGAACAAACAGACTTTGTTTACAGAGCCTAAAAAAGATAAGACGATCACTGAAGATATGCGTCAAAAAGGGCTAAACAACCTTTCTACAACGGATGACCACGGGATGCACATCGTAGGATTGGCAAAAGATCAGACTGGTAAGGAATATTATATGGTTAAAAACTCCTGGGGAGTAACCAATGACTTCGCAGGGTATCTTTATGTAACAAGACCGTATGTTGAATATAAGTCGACTGCTATTTTAGTTCACAAAAATGCGATTCCAAAGAATATCTTAAAGCAGTTGAAACCAACTAAAAACATTGGTTTATAA
- a CDS encoding RNA polymerase sigma factor, which yields MERELLIECQRNDRKAQRKVYDKMAGKLYSVCKRYLKNDEDIEEVLADTFYKIFTRISQLQNPDTFEAWAKKIAVNECLQKLRNNKTLFISLEESLNEPSERSSEHISFEKDILSLLNFLPEGCRAIFNLFAIEGYPHKEIASMLSISEGTSKSQLNFARKKLQELLVNQNI from the coding sequence ATGGAAAGAGAATTATTAATAGAATGCCAGCGTAACGATCGCAAAGCACAGCGGAAAGTCTACGATAAAATGGCGGGTAAGCTGTATTCAGTTTGCAAACGTTATTTGAAAAACGATGAAGATATAGAAGAAGTATTAGCCGATACCTTCTATAAGATTTTTACAAGAATAAGCCAGCTTCAGAATCCGGATACTTTCGAAGCTTGGGCAAAAAAGATTGCAGTAAATGAATGTCTCCAGAAATTAAGAAATAATAAAACCTTATTTATTTCCCTGGAAGAAAGTCTGAATGAACCTTCAGAAAGATCTTCAGAGCATATTTCCTTTGAAAAAGATATTCTGAGTCTGCTCAACTTTCTTCCTGAAGGATGCAGAGCCATTTTTAATCTTTTTGCCATTGAAGGATATCCACATAAGGAAATAGCTTCCATGCTTTCCATTAGTGAGGGAACTTCAAAATCCCAGCTCAATTTTGCGCGAAAAAAACTTCAGGAACTTTTGGTGAATCAAAACATTTAA
- a CDS encoding vWA domain-containing protein produces MENNHIDQQFNEASKLSEEPTVFTGFDKVWDKVEEKLDQKKEKKKIIPVWFPYGIAASLMIGIGALYFLNKKEKEQPVKPEMAEHKILQEPITDTHIVEIDHTTKENLQKEKNKVYPKVEKAIVYSNYVPKSLRMPNHVSTASPPTYIETSDAVKSIDEVVMTGYGIKKKVESTTSSSTVVTTTNISPQYSAVNTLQGRVAGIQITSSDSRLQRNNEIKNTFNNINSGYLDNKPVMIRGAVSISAENTPLYIINGKVEGADYFRSLNPDKIGSLNILKGASATAIYGSKASHGVIIATTKKLSKRERKRMEKLQEEISKHKQILSTPNEESYDAFVENPFELTQNQPLSTFSIDVDNSSYSNIRRMINNGETINKNAVRIEEMINYFKYDYPQPKNNDPFSINTEYNDAPWNSNHKLLKIGLQGKNIPMNLLPVSNLIFLIDVSGSMNEQNKLPLLKSSFKVLLSQLRPKDKVGIVVYAGNAGMVLPSTFAGDKDKIIQALDRLQAGGSTAGGEGIELAYKMAQENFVKEGNNRVIIATDGDFNVGASSGSDLQTLIENKRKSGVFLTCLGFGMGNYKDNTLETLANKGNGNYAYIDNMQEANKFLGKEFAGNMYAIAKDVKIQIEFNPEYVKSYRLIGYENRKLRNEDFVNDKIDAGELGSGHTVTALYEVIPTDIKSDFIPKDSNLKYTLNASSKEFGDELATIKFRYKEPDGDTSREITQIVKNIDKRMASASLDFKFASSVAWFGLVLRNSELITKKDLSDIENLAKQGKNKDEQGYRSEFIRLIESYKTTQK; encoded by the coding sequence ATGGAAAATAATCATATCGATCAACAATTCAATGAAGCTTCTAAACTTTCAGAAGAACCAACCGTTTTTACTGGTTTTGATAAAGTTTGGGACAAAGTGGAAGAAAAATTAGATCAAAAAAAAGAAAAAAAGAAAATCATTCCTGTCTGGTTCCCTTACGGGATAGCAGCAAGCCTAATGATAGGAATAGGTGCTTTATATTTCCTGAATAAAAAAGAAAAAGAGCAGCCTGTAAAACCGGAAATGGCAGAACACAAAATATTACAGGAACCTATAACTGATACGCATATTGTGGAAATAGACCATACAACAAAAGAGAATCTTCAGAAAGAGAAGAATAAAGTGTATCCTAAAGTAGAAAAGGCAATAGTATATAGTAATTATGTTCCGAAGTCATTAAGAATGCCTAATCATGTGTCTACAGCTTCCCCACCAACATACATAGAAACTTCTGATGCAGTAAAGAGTATTGATGAAGTTGTAATGACTGGATATGGTATTAAAAAAAAGGTAGAATCAACAACATCAAGCTCAACTGTTGTCACTACAACAAATATTTCCCCTCAATATTCTGCTGTTAACACATTACAAGGGAGAGTGGCAGGGATACAAATAACATCATCAGATAGCAGACTCCAAAGAAACAATGAGATTAAAAATACTTTTAACAATATCAATTCCGGTTATCTTGACAATAAACCGGTAATGATCAGAGGTGCTGTTTCTATCAGTGCAGAAAATACTCCTTTGTATATTATCAATGGAAAAGTAGAAGGAGCGGATTACTTCAGAAGCTTAAATCCTGATAAAATTGGAAGTTTGAATATTCTGAAAGGAGCTTCTGCTACTGCAATATATGGAAGTAAAGCCTCACATGGGGTAATCATAGCAACCACTAAAAAGCTTTCAAAAAGAGAAAGAAAAAGAATGGAGAAGCTTCAGGAAGAGATTAGTAAACATAAACAGATTTTATCTACACCTAATGAGGAAAGTTATGATGCATTTGTTGAAAACCCATTTGAACTGACACAAAATCAACCTTTGTCAACATTTTCTATAGACGTGGATAATTCATCTTATTCTAATATCAGAAGAATGATTAACAATGGAGAAACCATAAATAAGAATGCGGTAAGGATTGAAGAAATGATTAATTACTTTAAATATGATTATCCGCAGCCAAAAAACAATGATCCGTTTTCCATCAACACGGAGTACAATGACGCTCCCTGGAATTCCAATCATAAACTGTTGAAGATAGGATTGCAGGGGAAAAATATTCCGATGAATCTTTTACCAGTCTCTAATCTTATTTTTCTTATTGATGTATCTGGCTCCATGAATGAACAAAATAAACTGCCATTATTGAAGTCTTCTTTCAAGGTATTATTGAGCCAGCTCCGGCCTAAAGATAAAGTGGGAATTGTAGTCTATGCTGGAAATGCAGGGATGGTCCTGCCATCTACATTTGCAGGTGATAAGGATAAAATTATTCAGGCTTTAGATCGTCTTCAGGCAGGAGGAAGTACTGCGGGAGGAGAAGGAATAGAGTTGGCTTATAAAATGGCACAGGAAAACTTTGTAAAGGAAGGGAATAACCGTGTTATTATTGCTACGGATGGAGATTTTAATGTAGGTGCATCTTCAGGATCAGACCTTCAAACTCTTATTGAGAATAAAAGAAAATCTGGAGTATTTCTAACCTGTTTAGGTTTTGGAATGGGTAATTATAAGGATAATACTTTGGAAACATTGGCCAATAAAGGAAATGGAAACTATGCCTATATTGATAATATGCAGGAAGCTAATAAGTTCCTTGGGAAAGAATTTGCAGGAAATATGTATGCTATTGCTAAAGATGTAAAGATTCAGATTGAATTTAACCCGGAATATGTAAAATCTTATCGTTTAATTGGCTACGAAAACAGAAAACTGAGAAATGAAGACTTTGTCAATGACAAAATAGATGCTGGAGAATTGGGAAGCGGACATACTGTAACTGCTTTGTATGAAGTCATTCCTACAGATATAAAATCAGACTTCATTCCCAAAGATAGCAACCTGAAATATACTCTGAATGCTTCCTCGAAAGAGTTCGGAGATGAGCTGGCGACTATAAAATTCAGATATAAAGAGCCTGATGGAGATACCAGTCGTGAAATCACTCAGATTGTTAAAAACATTGATAAAAGAATGGCTTCTGCCAGTTTGGACTTTAAATTCGCTTCCTCAGTAGCATGGTTTGGTTTGGTGCTAAGAAACTCCGAGCTGATTACAAAAAAAGACCTTTCTGATATTGAAAACCTGGCCAAGCAGGGCAAGAATAAAGATGAACAAGGTTATCGATCAGAGTTTATACGATTGATAGAGTCTTATAAAACAACACAAAAATAA